A genomic window from Pecten maximus chromosome 4, xPecMax1.1, whole genome shotgun sequence includes:
- the LOC117325931 gene encoding ferric-chelate reductase 1-like isoform X2 yields MGTLTAFYLILVCGLTSLPWIPIVNGYSSGAADQACPNLQPWHSGTRPSTLPSPFVITVSKTTYAPRDQITVTIQACPGYTFKGFLIQPRLVQYYEQDVKVGVFGNYLNSRFKYACPDTRLGTRGQALTHTEASDKTNMRFVWQAPQVPQGHVLFRATIVQQFSTYWMGVSSPVVYDQFSNVRLSRQQIMSLTTPLSTACNQAANSTTSSPMTTTTITTTTTTTTTPKPTTTTTTPTTTTTTTPTTTTTTTPTTTTTTPTTTTTTTPTTTTTTITTTTPTTTTTTPTTTTTTPTTTTPTTTTTEPITTRPSTTPNIPDPGTVTISPDMRCNVTRGCHHDCRGRYCTFIIGWVDKGDSIDFEIKAAVKERGDRWIAVGFSFDRSMGSDSVTECVTTSGYVNVFQSFNKDTRINSRLRNPKLGLSNEGGSFMDGVFTCRFTRQKVVTSDTSVYDLNKDWHILFAQGTAMAGMKLPHIYNPAPYASVDRVDFQQYLLWVTTTTTTTTTTTPLPTTTTTTMATTTRPPTTIKPSTTTIALPTTRVPDPLTSLPPVIITTDQRTEAPTTPAVTEEQYGDLTNDLACGINKGCYEKCTGDVCRFIVSWRDRDDAIDFELRSRVDATSDRWMAVGFSNDGNMGTDSVVECLMENGILEVQHSYNHDDKTNHVLAEPGVGISNIGGRLENGLFTCRFTREKVVPGHSTIFDLNMDYHIMFAQGRVENGEKSRHSLVTIPSVSGERVDLQQHILVTSEATYFLVKVHGCLMIFAWIFCASIGIITVRFYKKIWPDKTICRERIWYQVHRFCMILVVLCVLVAVVLIFSDIKGFSKIDGKTFHKAHPVIGIIVTLFTIANPIVAVCRPLPGTVKRKIFNWIHWGLGSSAHILAIINIFAGVELSKAGAPSYMKYALLGYVAYLVLIYVLLEFHQCIANKSEHKRNQTYLYEMHRKPYNNNRSTNVAIDLEPPYSRMKKAIMGSHILITFAVTLIFVIIVIIS; encoded by the exons tgACCATTCAAGCGTGTCCTGGATATACCTTCAAGGGTTTCCTCATACAACCCCGGTTGGTCCAGTATTATGAACAGGATGTCAAAGTTGGAGTCTTTGGAAATTATCTCAACTCTCGTTTCAAGTACGCATGCCCAGATACAAGATTG GGAACTAGAGGTCAGGCGTTGACCCACACCGAGGCCTCAGACAAAACAAATATGAGATTTGTGTGGCAGGCTCCACAGGTACCACAAGGACACGTGTTATTCAG GGCGACAATTGTGCAGCAATTCAGTACATACTGGATGGGAGTGAGCTCTCCAGTGGTTTATGATCAGTTCAGTAACGTCCGTTTGTCCCGACAACAGATAATGTCTCTGACGACCCCATTGTCAACTGCATGTAACCAGGCTGCCAACTCCACCACATCTTCTCCAATGACCACCACTACAAtaaccaccaccaccaccactactacaacTCCGAAACCAACGACCACCACAACCACTCCaacaactactacaactacGACACCGACGACCACCACAACCACCACAcctactactaccactactactccaacaaccaccactacaacaacgcccaccaccaccacaacaactataacaacaacaacaccgactacaactaccacaacacctacaacaactaCAACGACACCGACTACCACAACACCTACAACCACCACTACCGAGCCAATCACAACCAGGCCCTCTACTACACCAAACATTCCGGATCCAGGG ACTGTGACAATAAGTCCGGACATGCGCTGTAATGTAACCAGGGGCTGTCATCACGACTGTAGGGGGCGCTACTGTACTTTCATCATTGGCTGGGTAGACAAAGGCGATTCCATCGATTTCGAAATAAAAGCTGCTGTCAAAGAAAGGGGTGATAGATGGATAGCCGTAGGCTTCTCATTCGACCGCAGTATG GGGTCCGACAGTGTGACGGAATGTGTGACGACTTCCGGTTACGTCAACGTCTTCCAGTCTTTTAATAAAGACACTCGTATCAACTCAAGGCTTAGGAAT CCTAAACTCGGTTTAAGCAACGAGGGAGGTTCATTTATGGACGGTGTATTTACGTGTCGTTTCACAAGACAGAAGGTCGTGACCTCTGACACCTCAGTTTATGACCTCAACAAAGACTGGCACATCCTCTTTGCTCAAGGAACAGCAATGGCGG GAATGAAGCTGCCTCACATCTACAACCCGGCACCATATGCCTCTGTAGACCGAGTGGACTTCCAGCAATACCTTTTGTGGGTGACAACTAcgacaacaacgacaacaactACTACACCTCTTCCAACCACTACAACTACCACGATGGCAACTACTACCAGACCTCCTACCACAATTAAGCCCAGCACTACCACGATTGCCTTGCCCACCACAAGGGTTCCTGATCCCTTAACTTCTCTACCACCCGTTATCATTACTACAGATCAACGAACGGAGGCCCCCACGACACCTGCCGTCACAGAGGAACAG TACGGCGACTTGACAAACGATCTGGCGTGTGGTATTAATAAGGGCTGTTATGAAAAATGTACAGGAGATGTCTGTCGTTTTATCGTATCCTGGAGGGATAGAGATGATGCTATTGACTTTGAACTGAGATCGAGAGTTGACGCAACGTCCGATAGATGGATGGCAGTCGGCTTCTCAAACGACGGCAATATG GGTACGGACAGTGTGGTTGAATGTCTTATGGAGAATGGCATCTTGGAAGTCCAGCACTCCTATAATCACGATGACAAGACGAATCACGTTTTAGCCGAG CCTGGGGTTGGAATCAGTAATATTGGAGGTCGTCTCGAAAATGGCTTATTTACATGTCGCTTCACGAGGGAAAAGGTTGTACCTGGTCATTCGACAATATTTGACCTCAACATGGACTACCATATCATGTTTGCCCAGGGACGAGTAGAAAATG GTGAGAAGAGTCGTCACAGCCTAGTGACCATCCCGTCCGTGTCCGGAGAGCGAGTGGATTTACAGCAACATATTCTTGTTACCAGCGAAGCCACGTATTTCCTTGTCAAAGTCCACG GCTGTTTGATGATTTTCGCATGGATCTTCTGTGCTAGTATCGGTATCATCACTGTCCGGTTCTACAAGAAGATATGGCCAGACAAAACTATCTGTAGAGAACGTATATGGTATCAG GTTCACCGTTTTTGTATGATCCTGGTTGTTTTGTGCGTTTTGGTTGCCGTTGTACTTATATTCTCGGACATAAAAGGCTTCAGCAAG ATTGATGGGAAGACATTCCACAAAGCTCATCCCGTAATAGGAATCATTGTTACGCTGTTTACAATAGCAAAT CCAATAGTAGCGGTATGCAGACCGTTACCCGGAACAGTGAAAAGGAAGATATTCAATTGGATCCACTGGGGACTCGGATCTTCTGCGCACATACTCGCAA TAATCAATATTTTTGCCGGAGTGGAGTTGAGTAAGGCTGGCGCCCCTTCTTATATGAAGTATGCATTGCTAGGCTACGTAGCCTATCTAGTGCTAATATACGTGTTGTTGGAATTTCACCAGTGCATCGCTAATAAATCAG AGCATAAAAGAAACCAGACATATCTATATGAAATGCATAGAAAGCCTTATAACAACAACAGATCAACGAATGTAGCCATAGATCTGGAACCTCCG TACAGTCGGATGAAGAAGGCCATCATGGGATCGCATATCTTAATCACCTTTGCCGTCACGCTTATTTTtgtcatcatcgtcatcatcagcTGA
- the LOC117325931 gene encoding ferric-chelate reductase 1-like isoform X1 produces MGTLTAFYLILVCGLTSLPWIPIVNGYSSGAADQACPNLQPWHSGTRPSTLPSPFVITVSKTTYAPRDQITVTIQACPGYTFKGFLIQPRLVQYYEQDVKVGVFGNYLNSRFKYACPDTRLGTRGQALTHTEASDKTNMRFVWQAPQVPQGHVLFRATIVQQFSTYWMGVSSPVVYDQFSNVRLSRQQIMSLTTPLSTACNQAANSTTSSPMTTTTITTTTTTTTTPKPTTTTTTPTTTTTTTPTTTTTTTPTTTTTTPTTTTTTTPTTTTTTITTTTPTTTTTTPTTTTTTPTTTTPTTTTTEPITTRPSTTPNIPDPGTVTISPDMRCNVTRGCHHDCRGRYCTFIIGWVDKGDSIDFEIKAAVKERGDRWIAVGFSFDRSMGSDSVTECVTTSGYVNVFQSFNKDTRINSRLRNPKLGLSNEGGSFMDGVFTCRFTRQKVVTSDTSVYDLNKDWHILFAQGTAMADAFSGRGMKLPHIYNPAPYASVDRVDFQQYLLWVTTTTTTTTTTTPLPTTTTTTMATTTRPPTTIKPSTTTIALPTTRVPDPLTSLPPVIITTDQRTEAPTTPAVTEEQYGDLTNDLACGINKGCYEKCTGDVCRFIVSWRDRDDAIDFELRSRVDATSDRWMAVGFSNDGNMGTDSVVECLMENGILEVQHSYNHDDKTNHVLAEPGVGISNIGGRLENGLFTCRFTREKVVPGHSTIFDLNMDYHIMFAQGRVENGEKSRHSLVTIPSVSGERVDLQQHILVTSEATYFLVKVHGCLMIFAWIFCASIGIITVRFYKKIWPDKTICRERIWYQVHRFCMILVVLCVLVAVVLIFSDIKGFSKIDGKTFHKAHPVIGIIVTLFTIANPIVAVCRPLPGTVKRKIFNWIHWGLGSSAHILAIINIFAGVELSKAGAPSYMKYALLGYVAYLVLIYVLLEFHQCIANKSEHKRNQTYLYEMHRKPYNNNRSTNVAIDLEPPYSRMKKAIMGSHILITFAVTLIFVIIVIIS; encoded by the exons tgACCATTCAAGCGTGTCCTGGATATACCTTCAAGGGTTTCCTCATACAACCCCGGTTGGTCCAGTATTATGAACAGGATGTCAAAGTTGGAGTCTTTGGAAATTATCTCAACTCTCGTTTCAAGTACGCATGCCCAGATACAAGATTG GGAACTAGAGGTCAGGCGTTGACCCACACCGAGGCCTCAGACAAAACAAATATGAGATTTGTGTGGCAGGCTCCACAGGTACCACAAGGACACGTGTTATTCAG GGCGACAATTGTGCAGCAATTCAGTACATACTGGATGGGAGTGAGCTCTCCAGTGGTTTATGATCAGTTCAGTAACGTCCGTTTGTCCCGACAACAGATAATGTCTCTGACGACCCCATTGTCAACTGCATGTAACCAGGCTGCCAACTCCACCACATCTTCTCCAATGACCACCACTACAAtaaccaccaccaccaccactactacaacTCCGAAACCAACGACCACCACAACCACTCCaacaactactacaactacGACACCGACGACCACCACAACCACCACAcctactactaccactactactccaacaaccaccactacaacaacgcccaccaccaccacaacaactataacaacaacaacaccgactacaactaccacaacacctacaacaactaCAACGACACCGACTACCACAACACCTACAACCACCACTACCGAGCCAATCACAACCAGGCCCTCTACTACACCAAACATTCCGGATCCAGGG ACTGTGACAATAAGTCCGGACATGCGCTGTAATGTAACCAGGGGCTGTCATCACGACTGTAGGGGGCGCTACTGTACTTTCATCATTGGCTGGGTAGACAAAGGCGATTCCATCGATTTCGAAATAAAAGCTGCTGTCAAAGAAAGGGGTGATAGATGGATAGCCGTAGGCTTCTCATTCGACCGCAGTATG GGGTCCGACAGTGTGACGGAATGTGTGACGACTTCCGGTTACGTCAACGTCTTCCAGTCTTTTAATAAAGACACTCGTATCAACTCAAGGCTTAGGAAT CCTAAACTCGGTTTAAGCAACGAGGGAGGTTCATTTATGGACGGTGTATTTACGTGTCGTTTCACAAGACAGAAGGTCGTGACCTCTGACACCTCAGTTTATGACCTCAACAAAGACTGGCACATCCTCTTTGCTCAAGGAACAGCAATGGCGG ATGCCTTCAGCGGTCGAG GAATGAAGCTGCCTCACATCTACAACCCGGCACCATATGCCTCTGTAGACCGAGTGGACTTCCAGCAATACCTTTTGTGGGTGACAACTAcgacaacaacgacaacaactACTACACCTCTTCCAACCACTACAACTACCACGATGGCAACTACTACCAGACCTCCTACCACAATTAAGCCCAGCACTACCACGATTGCCTTGCCCACCACAAGGGTTCCTGATCCCTTAACTTCTCTACCACCCGTTATCATTACTACAGATCAACGAACGGAGGCCCCCACGACACCTGCCGTCACAGAGGAACAG TACGGCGACTTGACAAACGATCTGGCGTGTGGTATTAATAAGGGCTGTTATGAAAAATGTACAGGAGATGTCTGTCGTTTTATCGTATCCTGGAGGGATAGAGATGATGCTATTGACTTTGAACTGAGATCGAGAGTTGACGCAACGTCCGATAGATGGATGGCAGTCGGCTTCTCAAACGACGGCAATATG GGTACGGACAGTGTGGTTGAATGTCTTATGGAGAATGGCATCTTGGAAGTCCAGCACTCCTATAATCACGATGACAAGACGAATCACGTTTTAGCCGAG CCTGGGGTTGGAATCAGTAATATTGGAGGTCGTCTCGAAAATGGCTTATTTACATGTCGCTTCACGAGGGAAAAGGTTGTACCTGGTCATTCGACAATATTTGACCTCAACATGGACTACCATATCATGTTTGCCCAGGGACGAGTAGAAAATG GTGAGAAGAGTCGTCACAGCCTAGTGACCATCCCGTCCGTGTCCGGAGAGCGAGTGGATTTACAGCAACATATTCTTGTTACCAGCGAAGCCACGTATTTCCTTGTCAAAGTCCACG GCTGTTTGATGATTTTCGCATGGATCTTCTGTGCTAGTATCGGTATCATCACTGTCCGGTTCTACAAGAAGATATGGCCAGACAAAACTATCTGTAGAGAACGTATATGGTATCAG GTTCACCGTTTTTGTATGATCCTGGTTGTTTTGTGCGTTTTGGTTGCCGTTGTACTTATATTCTCGGACATAAAAGGCTTCAGCAAG ATTGATGGGAAGACATTCCACAAAGCTCATCCCGTAATAGGAATCATTGTTACGCTGTTTACAATAGCAAAT CCAATAGTAGCGGTATGCAGACCGTTACCCGGAACAGTGAAAAGGAAGATATTCAATTGGATCCACTGGGGACTCGGATCTTCTGCGCACATACTCGCAA TAATCAATATTTTTGCCGGAGTGGAGTTGAGTAAGGCTGGCGCCCCTTCTTATATGAAGTATGCATTGCTAGGCTACGTAGCCTATCTAGTGCTAATATACGTGTTGTTGGAATTTCACCAGTGCATCGCTAATAAATCAG AGCATAAAAGAAACCAGACATATCTATATGAAATGCATAGAAAGCCTTATAACAACAACAGATCAACGAATGTAGCCATAGATCTGGAACCTCCG TACAGTCGGATGAAGAAGGCCATCATGGGATCGCATATCTTAATCACCTTTGCCGTCACGCTTATTTTtgtcatcatcgtcatcatcagcTGA